A stretch of DNA from Arachis hypogaea cultivar Tifrunner chromosome 19, arahy.Tifrunner.gnm2.J5K5, whole genome shotgun sequence:
aaaGATAAAGTATGTGTAAGTTAcaatatgtttttcaaaaaattctatatgtacactaaaattaattattaaaattaactatcaatgtatttgtgtataaatacatgtatgatttaattaattaatttatttttaatatatatttatattttaatatatactttatactaataactaattttagtggctgattttagtgtacacataacatgattgtatttttttaatactaagaTTGTATGGTTTATGTACATCAGAATTCACTAGCATAGATTGTGGACTACCTGAAAATTCCAACTACACTGAGAAGAGCACAGGAATCAATTATATTTCAGATGCTAATTTCGTTGATTCTGGTGTGAGTAAGACTGTATCGCCCCAAGATAAAGCTACTCATCAACAATATTTTACTTATCTTCGGAGTTTTCCTAACGGAACAAGAAACTGTTACAGAATAAATGTAACAAGTGCTACTAGATATTTAATCAGAACTAGTTTCTTGTATGGAAACTATGATGGTCTTAATAAGCTCCCACAATTTGATATTTATCTCGGAGTTCATTTTTGGGACACAGTGAAATTCACAAATTCATCACTAAGTAAAAATTATGAGATCATACACACTCCATCACTGGATTATATCCATATCTGTATGGTTAACAAAGGCACAGGGACACCGTTCATTTCAGTTATAGAGATGAGAATTTTGAACAATGCTACTTATACCACTAAAAAGCCGTCTACATCATTGGCACTATTCCAAAGGTTGGATTTTGGTTCTATCACCAATTTAACATACAGGCGAGtccctttcttttaatttttaaatatatcttaTTCTTATTTCGATCATTAAACGGAGAATTTGCCTTAGCTTTATCCACTTTTTCAATTTCAGAGGTTTCCAATGCAAGGAACCTAGCTTCATGCTGATCACGTTGCGTCTCTAGTTTAGTGTATAATATCAATGGTTATGATTTTTGTTAAGGTGAAAATTTACGTGCAATGGTtatcaaaattattaaataatttgatatatttaattaaattattaacgaGTCTCTATTATTAATTTTACGTAAAAAGATCGGTATTGGAGTCTTTACTTTTTCTTAACAAGATAACAATAAAATTTGTCTTTCAATTCATGGattagtttgttttttttttattattttatagagaggaacaaaaagaaggAGATCGCTGGTGATGAAAGTAACCATGGTTTAGCATGGTCGTTaaagatgaaattgaaaacaattaTTTGAATATCTATTAGTTATATAGTTAAaagcaaaattaaaattaaaatttatttcaaacacttaaaataaaataaaattgttgttattattattaaaaaatattatgtgcatactaaaaataaattgttaattataatattatgtatttgtgtataactatatttatttaatttatttttaatatgtattttatatatatagatgattgatttagtgattattttttatcaaaaatgttacttgtatactaaaatcattcactatgtatttgtgtataaatgtatgtgttatttaactcattttatactagtgactaattttagtagaTAATTTTAACCAAAATGTTATTCGAACATTAAAATTAGCAactaaaatcagctaccaatgtatttatgtatagatccatgtatagtttaatttattttccatgtgtatttatattctaatatgtattttatactgataatggACTTTTTTTAGTACTGATAACTGACTTTGATGTACACATAGCATAGTCGTAATTTTAATACATACATAGCAATATGCATCTTTtatatggaaaagtataggtagacaatgaaaatattaaacaatgtgaacaataaatatatcgaatgttcatttcactaggtgtgcggatggttattctaatattaagatttaagtgGATAATTTGGAAgtatagtgtatttttatttgattagtagTTGTTCATGTTGTTTAAGAAAGTCATTGATTACCTAGCATAACCCGTGTCCACCTAGCATAACATGATTGATTATTGCGTGAAAACTCAGTTGAAGTCGACTtaatgtgaagttgatatctttAATCAAATCAGTCACATCATCTAAtggctctcaggtatcaacttcacgtgaagttaactgCACCTTAGTTTTCACCTTCATTATTATTACTATATAAGTTATGggaacatataatattaatatgttATATACGTTGGTTATACAGGTATAAAGATGATCCATATGATCGAATATGGGAGCCTTATTGGGACAACAAGTGGACACAATTAAGCAGCAGACTTAGCAACGAGGACTTGATTCAGCATGACTTTAAACCACCAgcagttgtgatggagactgcaGCTACACCAAGAAACGTTACTGCTTCATTAGACTTCAACTGGGAGATTGATGATGAAACTGAGCACCAATACTATTTCTACTTACACTTCACTGAGCTTCAGAAGTTGGGTACAAATCAAACTAGATCATTCAATACCACCATAAATGACGTGCCTTGGGATGCAGCATTACAACTCAGATACCATGAAGTACACACCAGAAATACTCTAACCGGACCTTGGCTTCTAACAAAAAGGGGTCACATTTCACTTATTCGGACACAATCTTCCACCCTTCCACCCATCATCAATGCTCTTGAGATTTATTTTGCTAAAGATTTTTCAGAGTTAGAAACCCAAAGAAATGACGGTATGATGCTGCTATTTTATCTAacttagcttcttcttttggtTCTTGTAAGCATATTTAGCTTTGCTTGTATATACACACCAGTGGAGGCAGTCACAAACATCAAGAGGGCTTATAGGATGAACAGTAGAAACTGGGAAGGAGATCCATGTGCTCCCATTGCATACAAGTGGCAAGGTGTAGAGTGTAGCTCTTTTGATGGCTTTCTAAGAATCACATCCTTGTAAGCTCATCATTCATTCAATAacacaaaaattacaaaactatTAATTATAGGAAAAGTACAGGTAACCAACAACATTAgtgaacaatgtgaacaatagatatatcgaatgtttattttattagatgtgcgaatggttattctaatattaagatttagatggATAATTTAGAAgcgtagtgtgtttttattttattgatggttgttcatattgtttaaaAAAGTTATTGATTATCTAGCATTACCTTTAATTATATTCATGATTGAAATAAGGGGAATGCTAGAGGGACAATAATTTTGTTGAACAATATAAACaatcaccaatcaaataaaaacacactacctCTTCAAattaattctctaaattttaatattaaaataaccatctgtatactaataaaatgaacattcgatatatctattgtttacattgtttaatattttcattgtttacctaCACTTTTCCTTGAAATAATAATGTTTTTGGAAATGGAATATATAAAGGAATTTGTCTTCAAGTGGACTCAACGGACATATACCGGCTGATATCTCCAAGCTTACCATGTTAAAATCCCTGTGAGTATCTATCTCATCTCATCTCATTTAgttgataaataaataagatgGCTAAGCATATAGACATATCTTTACGTGACTAAATTATAACAGTTAAAAATCattagataatttgatatatttaaataaattgctTAATATATAGTGCCTGTCTAATATCTAAactattatttttacataaaattatcTTCATATAAAAAGTTACCTATGATAATTACACCCATTTTATTACATTTGTGTATTTTACCCCTCCGTTTTGGATTGTAACTGTGAATTTGAATTGCCCTCGCTCTCAGAGATTTATCGGACAATGGCTTAAATGGGAATATACCTTCTTTCCTGGCACAACTGCAATCACTAGAATACTTGTAAGTTCACATGATTTTATTggttataaaattaagaaaaatattaaaaattaactttttgttagctaacattaactaattttaaaatcggttctgctacgttaccaacagcatatctgccaacttctaccaactcttatttataattgtgttttatggaagtgtattcgtggatgtgtctaataaaaatgtcttttttttatagaagtgtctttataaatatattttctggatgtgtctttttatatatgtatttaaaatatattaattattagacacattcacgaacacacttccataaaacacaattataaataagagttggcagaaattggcagataatatgttggtaccctatacttttccttttaaaATTTAGTGTTTATAGCTTAAGTCGTAGAGTTAATAGTTTATGCCTTAGAGTCtagaatttaagataaataaaataattttaaaaaaattagctaatgttaataaaaaaaagttattaccTAGTATTACTTTAAAGTTAAATTGAGAAGGATGTCATATTTGTTTTCTGCTTTTGCAGAAACTTGGCAAACAACAATCTAACAGGTTCAGTTTCAAATGAACTCCTTCAAAAACAAAGTGATGGTCAACTATCCTTGAGGTAGATATTATCcttgatatatatatacttaataccaagaatcaaTAATATCTACTTGACATTGAAGATccctttattattatatatacttgTGTATTATTAATAGGTATTCACGTTTTTAGTTATATAGTTGAAGtagctttttcttttatttaggtctTCTAATAATAATTACTCACAAAATTTCCTAAGTACCCTGCTTTAACTTTGTTGTACTGTCATCTAAATGCTTATTTTATAGTGTGGGACAAAATCCAAATCTATGTGCATCAACTTCATGCAACCAGCAAACAAATGATAcaagaaagaagaataataatGCAACCATTACAGTGGTAGCATCAATTGCAGGGATATTACTGCTTCTAGTAATTGTTGAAGCAGTTATAATCTTTCGCCTAAAAAAGCAATATGGTAACTGTTACTAACTGGAATTTATAATTACAATCTCTACATAACGTGaatagacaattttttatttagctAACGAAGAATGTTAGAAAGTcattagaatttattgtttttagccATCAGTTAGTCATTAATGCTTAAAAGTATGAGACAAAGGAATTACACTAAAGGAATTGATAATCAGTTGATggctaaataataactaaaaacaataaattctgacGATCCTCTAACATTTCTCTACATAGTATGTGATTGTCACTAACTGAGAGTTTTCATCAAAATCAGCTACTACGATCATTTTCGGGAAACGTCGGAATTCAATGAACGGGTCGCAATTGGAATCAAAGCAACGGCAATATTCCTTTAATGAGGTTGTTAAGATGACCAACAACTTTGATAAGATTCTAGGTAGAGGTGGATTCGGAAAAGTTTATCATGGCTTTATTGAAGACATTCAAGTGGCTGTCAAAATGCTTTCGCTATCGTCGGTGCAAGGATATCAACAATTTGTTGCCGAGGCAAGTGCTCAATAATCAATATATGCATAGAAAATAATACAACAAGTGAAAGAAATCTCAATCTAAATCATATTGTTGCTATCATGACAAAAACAGAAAATGGCTTTGAATGGCAGGTTAAGCTTCTAATGAGAGTCTATCACCGAAATCTAACGTCTCTCATTGGTTATTGCAATGAAAAAACTAACATAGGACTCATCTATGAATACATGGCGAATGGAAATTTAGATGAACATCTTTCAGGTACCATCACAATTATTTCTGTTCTATGTTCTAAAATGTGCAAATGATTAAGAGGAAATATAAGGAGCCAATAGAGTatctatacaatgtgtacaatggaggtttagggatgttcgattcagtaggatatTAGATGTTTATTATTCTCTGGTACCCGGATGGTTATTTTGAATAGTATGGGTGTGTTatgtttgagaaattagtagtattttacctggatgtttattttttaactcatattgagCTAAATAAATagttcattgtacacattatataaATACTCCATTGACTCCTTAACGagatgattttatatttttaaaaagtttttaattagaaatattttgttacttcaaattttttttatcaaatattgtGAAATTTCTTACGTTTTTTATAGGAAAAAACAATAAGGAGAAGTCCTTAAATTGGGAAGATAGACTTCGAATAGCATTGGATGCAGCCCAAGGTTAGGAAGAGAAAGAAAACGTAAATTTCTTCATCAAATTTTAGTTCTTAACCATTTATgcatgattcaaatttaaattcaggATTGGAATATCTGCATAATGGTTGTAAGCCACCTATAATCCACAGAGATGTGAAATGCTCCAATATTCTACTAAACGAAAAATTTCATGCCAAACTCGCTGATATTGGATTATCCAAATGTTTTGCGGCCGACAGCGATACGCATGTGTCGACAATTGTGGCTGGAACTCCAGGCTACCTAGATCCTGAGTAtgtgtttaatactttaatttcaattatatgattaattattcATCGCTCTAATTGAAAGAAATTTCGATAAGAGAATAATCAAATATTAACTAACCAAATTATTAGGTACACGACATCAAACAGATTGACAGAGAAAAGTGATGTGTATAGTTTTGGAGTAGTTCTTTTAAGGATAATAACAGGTCAACCGGTTATAATTTTAAGGGAAGACATGACTGATCATATAAGTCAACGAGTTAATTCTATGATTGTTGAAGGGGATATAACAAGTATTGTTGACTCAAGAATACAAGGAGATTTTGACAATGGTTCTGCATGGAGAGTGGTTGAAATTGCAATGGCTTCTGTGTCTCCCAGTTCTTTGGAAAGGCCATACATGAGTGACATAGTAAGAGAGCTAAAGGAGTGTTTGGCTGCAGAGTTAGGTCGAAAACATAATAGTTGTGACCTTCAAAATGAAGATTTAGTTGGGCACGTCAGTGTCAATTTGATTAGTACTGATATGACTCCCTTGGCTAGATAAGTTTGTAGTTCGTTCATTCCTAATTAGTATAGACAAGTATTAGAAATAAAATAGCTTGGAAATTGTGTTGCAATTTTAAGTTAAATTTGTAGTGATGACGTATTCTACATTCTAGCTAACTAGCAGCTAGCAAGTTAGTTATTTTGTCTTAAATTGTtctgttgggaataatacaccatttcccgttgagaaaatacctttgacagagaaataaaatagacacaatcacaacacaataatttaacgtggaaactccaattaccggagaaaaaaccacggccgttgtcaaatgacaaccagagaatatcactatgtgaaaattgttataacacatagacttctttctctcaccggcaccccagtacacccacactctctcaaagcaaatatctaactacaccacacaacactctctaataaagaatacagaggaaaagaaaaatcagatacaagcttaaagtgtttctgactggtgcaaaaacaaatggaaaacttagcctcatatttatagtctaggccacccactccatttgctatcctgagcaatgtgggactaattcaacaaAATCCTAAcagttttgtattttaattttttttgggtgtCTAAAcatggaaagaaataaagtaaataCTATCTTATATCCGAACGGTTGATTTACTGAAGATCAACACAAGGCTCGGACCAAATAATATTattagagttactcttggcaTCATATCTAGCCATCCAATTCGTAGCTCTATTTGTTTCTCGAGACACCAACTCAACGTGAACAAACTAAggacaaaataaaaattcttgaatcttgtgccaaaaaaatttgatataaattaatttttaaagttgtCTAAATATAAAGTTAGAGGGTGATGTATTTTGATATGGTAGCAGTTTTTTTGCTGTtagcaaaaaaattataaaaaaaaaatcaaaattcataTACCTTGCTTACAGCGAAATGTgttattaaaaagttaaaaaaaaaaaattcttgctaattacatctgaattttgatttttttaacaaaaaagtatctcattagttgaaaaaaataagaagaattttttttaaagagaaaatgTGACGGATTTAAGATTGAGAAGTAAGAGGGTGAGAGttgaaaaattaagaaacatTAGATTAGATGGTTATTAAtccttattttgtgttttaggtACAGTTAAACTTCCATGGCCTAAGAAACATTAAAAGCCCATTCACCATAAACACGTTTATCACCGAGTCGAGCCATAGAATTGCACATCACcacaaacaaaataatatatagaataatttcTGTGATAGAGTCCTTagcaattttattatatataacaaGATATGCCATATCATTGAACAATTAAGTCTCGTGTCACGTATCTATTATGAAAGATTTAACTATAAAAACAAACATAATATAAAAAACATGATTGAAAGTAACTTATATGATTTCGTCtaatataaaaaaggaaaaagttCTACATTTATGTAAAAATTACATGGATGGTATACAAATAACTTTTATTCCACGCCCTATATTCCCGTCTATTTTACACGTGCCTCTTATAACCTATATAACGAATCTTTATTTTGCGTTATAAACGTTTTTCAACCTAAACTTTTCATACAACGTAAACCAACCTAATTAAATTCGTTGTTCTCCTTTTTCGTGTTTTTCTCTTCTGCATTATGGATCTGGATTAATTCAACCCAATTATCTTCgtcgttcatcttcttcttcgtttttttcttcgatatgcacttttgaattgaaacaatgaatgaatcaacttcaaataaattgaatgagtgcgattttgatgatttttatcaaacacatcaatttgatgaggtttggattattgaattttgaattgaatttaatggaatgaatttttttaattttatttgaagtgaattgaatggaCTGAGGTGATTTACATCtgaattgaattcaattgaattgataatatgtaactgtGAGTAATTGTGAGTGTCAATAATTGTGAGTAACTCTGAGTAAATGTGAGTAACTTCTTGGTTCGGTAAGTACTAAAGAGGTGGTTCATCACTTTCATGTTTTCGGTTCGGTCCGCAGAAAGGAGTCTAACAAAAATTAGACCAATATATTCTGTTTTCTTCCCTAAGCACTGTATAATTGTTTCACCGTAATTAAGATTTCAGTTCACCATAACTAAGATtttggttcaccatgagtactgtattCGGTTCACCATAAGTACTGTGTTTGGTTCATTCTGTACTATTCAAAACccttcttcctcaccttctactacttcttcaccagagagagaaggaggaaaagacaaaaatacagcaacaacaacaacaacaaaagaatgacgatagtttcagggtttaaggttttagggtttagggtttatgggttcagggttcgGTGTACAGGGGTTCAGTGTATTTCCAACTTTCGGTTCGTCCCCGTGTATTAATTTGGGTTCACCGTGTtcatggttgagggtttagggtttaggggtctaGAGTTTAGGGTTCAGAGTtcagggttttaggggtttagggtttacaatAGGGttcaaggtttatggtttagggtttagggtttagcatttagggtttagagttcagtgttcagggttcgtgtttagggtttagggtttagcgtccagggttcagagttcagagttcaaggttcgggttcagggtttagggtttagggtttagggtttagggtttagattttagggtgtatgatttaggttttagggtttatgggtttagggttcagtgttcagggttctagttttagtgtttagggttcagtGTTTAGGGGTTCATAATTCTTTGGTAAACaggagagcgatttggattactcttctgaaacgaatcaaactgacaaagtttggattattcaattttgaatcgaattgaatggaatgcaattactaattttaattgaattaaatggacgaaggtgtactgaattgaattgaattgaattgataatatgtaaattgtaggcagagttatttgaatttgattttatataacggattatgtttcgttcactcaatactatacaattgtattattttcggttcaccatgagttctatgttcggttcaccatgagtactatattcagttcaccatgagtactgtgttcggtttaTTCTGCAGAaagttgtttgaatttgattttatataatggattatgtatgtttcgttcactcagtactatacaactGTATTATTtttggttcaccatgagtactatgttcggttcaccatgagtattgtgttcggttcattctgcactattcaaaactcttcttcctcaccttctactgctttttcaccagagagagaaagaggaaaagacaaaaaaatacagcagcaacaacaacaaaagaatgacga
This window harbors:
- the LOC112777767 gene encoding senescence-induced receptor-like serine/threonine-protein kinase encodes the protein MMANSLHSLFLLLGILSFLAPVLGQDQSEFTSIDCGLPENSNYTEKSTGINYISDANFVDSGVSKTVSPQDKATHQQYFTYLRSFPNGTRNCYRINVTSATRYLIRTSFLYGNYDGLNKLPQFDIYLGVHFWDTVKFTNSSLSKNYEIIHTPSLDYIHICMVNKGTGTPFISVIEMRILNNATYTTKKPSTSLALFQRLDFGSITNLTYRYKDDPYDRIWEPYWDNKWTQLSSRLSNEDLIQHDFKPPAVVMETAATPRNVTASLDFNWEIDDETEHQYYFYLHFTELQKLGTNQTRSFNTTINDVPWDAALQLRYHEVHTRNTLTGPWLLTKRGHISLIRTQSSTLPPIINALEIYFAKDFSELETQRNDVEAVTNIKRAYRMNSRNWEGDPCAPIAYKWQGVECSSFDGFLRITSLNLSSSGLNGHIPADISKLTMLKSLDLSDNGLNGNIPSFLAQLQSLEYLNLANNNLTGSVSNELLQKQSDGQLSLSVGQNPNLCASTSCNQQTNDTRKKNNNATITVVASIAGILLLLVIVEAVIIFRLKKQYATTIIFGKRRNSMNGSQLESKQRQYSFNEVVKMTNNFDKILGRGGFGKVYHGFIEDIQVAVKMLSLSSVQGYQQFVAEVKLLMRVYHRNLTSLIGYCNEKTNIGLIYEYMANGNLDEHLSGKNNKEKSLNWEDRLRIALDAAQGLEYLHNGCKPPIIHRDVKCSNILLNEKFHAKLADIGLSKCFAADSDTHVSTIVAGTPGYLDPEYTTSNRLTEKSDVYSFGVVLLRIITGQPVIILREDMTDHISQRVNSMIVEGDITSIVDSRIQGDFDNGSAWRVVEIAMASVSPSSLERPYMSDIVRELKECLAAELGRKHNSCDLQNEDLVGHVSVNLISTDMTPLAR